A stretch of DNA from Babesia bovis T2Bo chromosome 2, whole genome shotgun sequence:
ATAAGATAACCAAGGGCTCAATGAAATCAGTAATGGCATAGCTTTCAGAAACCTCAGTCAATGTCAATATGAAGCTTATTACTGCCGCACCAAGTAATATCTTTACCAGTAAATCATCAAACTGTGATATGAACAATGATAGCAAAGATTCCTTTGAATGCTGAGCTAGCATGTTAGGGCCATATTGCTTTAGGCGAAGTTCAACGGTCTTGCTGTCCAGACCATGCTGCAATGTTACACCATAGTGCTTCAACACATCGTCCACGGATGTTGTATGAGGATTTGCTAAAGCTCCGAGGCGCTCTGCAGGCTCACCCTTCAATGATTTAGACATTGTTATCAAATGCGTTCTGTAGAATTTAACATAGAACTGTTGTTATAAactgtgtttatacacaGGTATGCAGCGATATTTgataaatacaaaaacaaatcGATCACGTCAGATACCGTTTTTCTCAAATAAAGTTTACTCCCATCCAACTACGACGCGTCTGTGCGCGTAGAGCGAGCTGCCGATGCTCTACACCTAAATCAAACAGGCAACTGAAAAGCCTGCATATActatagatatatttaCTCAGATTAGAGTGCACCGGGacaatatatcacaatatataGGCGGGTTTGTGGGTGGTTCAACGTGTGGCGCTGCTGCGCTATAGATTCTAGCACAAagtataaaaaatatatagtattttGTGTATAACTCTACAAATAGAATGCTTGACTGGCTGTTATAGGGCAAGGCATGAAATATCAACACCTCAGAGTGGGATATACTTAATGGATACACATAAATCAGCTTCTAACACCAATAGCAGTTGTTCACTGTgattgaatatatttgtGTACTGATATACATTTAATAATCTGGCTTATACAATTAAGCATGCTTTCGAAGCTTCTTTATTGCTAGAGCAGCAATGAGTTGGATTATATCAGATAAATAAtgttagatatattattgttACCGGATAGCTGTGTTTAATGGCTCATTgttatatagtatataaattaTTTATGTTTCACGGATATGTGTGTACAGTGGAGATACCATCGTGCTTTGTTAGCATAGTTGGGAAACTCCTTAGTAGTGATTCGCCTTTATTTTACAACTTCCTAACCATACACCTATACTATTgctataatatatgtttaaaTAACATTGACTTCATCGcaattattacatatataatccTACTTGCCTGGCATATCGCATACACATCGCCCTGATGATAGGCATATATGGTGAATAACGCATATTCTATAGATACCCTTGCTTTATATGTAGTGTTTGCCGATGGAAGAAACAGGCACTGTTACTGAGGGATTAGTTACGGTCAGCAGCCTGTCTGTTGATGGGCAACCTCTGTTCTATAACCCTCCGCAAGTCTTCAACCGTGATTTATCGTTAATAGTACTCAAAACGTTTGTGGAATATGAAAAAGATCGAGCTGCTACTTTGGTATCATCCAATGGCAATTCAGTTGTCAAAGACTTTGTCGGAGTCAACGTTCTGGAGATGCTAGCGGCAACAGGTAAGTATACCTCGTATGGCTCCAGTAACTTAGATTGCTAGCTAATAATAGATTAGGTCCTAGCAGATGCATTTTACAAATCACTTACAGGGATACGAAGTATTAGGTACCTCAAGGAACTAGGGGACTATGTTAACCATGTCTACATAAATGACTTAGATTACAATTCGGCGAGCGCTATTGCTATCAATTGCAGGAATAATGGCATCAGCGAATCACGTTATCGGGCAATATGTGCTGACGGTAACCAGTTAGCACAGCTGTTGACACCACCAGCTGATGTACTGCGGCTGATGCTAATGAATGGACATATACAGAAAGTGCCTTGTGGACATTTACCCAATAAAGATTTTACAGGACATGAGGAGTACAACAACAGAGTTGAACGCTTCCTTGATGTTATCGCAGTCAGTGCCCGAAGTGTGGATAGCACtaaatatcgcaatgtaATCGACGTAATTGATGTCGATCCGTATTCAACAGCTACTGTGTTCCTCGATTCGGCAATCCGATGTGTAAAAAGCGGCGGAATGCTTTTCGTTACATCCACGGATATGCCAACTCTCTGTGGGAATAACCCTCTCGTGTCATTTTACAAGTACGGTGGATCCAGCATCAAGGCTACATTTTGCCATGAACTATCACTAAGGATTCTACTGTACACCATTGCAACTACAGCTTCCAAGTACCAGCGTGTTATGGAGCCTATGATATCCGTAAGTGCTGACTTTTACGTTCGCGTGTTTGTGAGAATTACAAGCAACGCTCTGGAGTGTAAACGCTTAAGTGAGAAATGTGGCATCCTACTACTATGTGCTCAGTGCGCGTCATTCCGCATTATAAAACTTGGCGAGTTCAGCGCACCTAAACAGCGCCCAGCATCGCTACCTAGCGACGTTACTGGCACCTGCGATGAATGTAACGGCCGCCTGAAAATAGGCGGTCCTTTGTACATTGGGCCATTACACAACCAGGATTTTGTCAGGGCTGCGCTTAGGAATGCACAAGACGCTAAGGATACGCTACCCGGAGTTACGCAGAATGCTAAGATCATAGGTACGCTCTCGGCGATATCTGAGGTGGGTCTTGTAAGCCATCTAGCTTGTATAACACTATTTCTCTTTGATTCACTATAATACAGGAAATTGACGGGGCACCGCTATactataacataccctaTCACTGCCAGCGCTGGAAGCTAACCACCATTAGCCCAGTGGTGTTCAAGAGTTGCCTTGAGAAACTAGGATACAGGGCATCACACTTCCACAGGGAGCCTCAATCGTTGAAGACGGATGCACCTAATAAAGTGGTAATGGATATTATACGTCAGCATGCCATTGACCACAGTAAAACCACTGACCATCCGTTTTTCAAGACTCCCATACAGACTACTGGAATAGATTTGTCAGAACCGGAACAGACGGTAAAGAAATCTGTAGCGAGGTGGCTACAGAATCCAACGAGTCATTGGGGTCCGAAGAAAATGCATCGCCAAGCAGCATCGTCTAGAGCAATACTGCAAAAAGAGAACGAACCTATGGAATAAATCTTACAGAATATATTACATCAGTTATGTACTATGAGTTACAATTTCCCATAGCCCTAATGTACCGTACAGAATCATAGCCAGGTCACGGACCATCTTAGCTACGTTGCGATTGAATTGGGCCGATACACGGTATATGGGCACGGTATACTTTTGGCTGAATCCCTCAGCGTCCTGCCATAAGGGAATGTCATCTTGAACAAGGTCGCACTTGTTGCCAACAAGGCATACTACAGGCTGCGTAGCACCGACGTAGCTGTAGTTTTGTATGATATACTCAGCTAGTGAAATCGCATATTTGTAACTATCCTCATTGCTAGCGTCGAATACCACAAGAAATGCCATGCGATTCTGCGATACAGGTCTAAAGCGCTCTCCTTTAGACATCGGTAATAGTGGTTCTTTGAAAATACCAAAGGGAGTATAGTCGTCCATACCACTCTCAAATGTCCAACGAGCTTTTGTCATGTCTATTAAGCCACGAACGTCGCCATCTGCACAGGTGTCTTCAAGTTCAAAGCAGAATGCATTGATATCCTCAAATTCGTTACCGGATATAGGATGGTCATAAGACAACCTGAGCAAGAAATAATACAACTCAGGTAATAATGTAGGCTGATACAAACGTGGTAATACATTGTTCATTATAGCATTGATCAAACATGTTTTACCAACGCCATGGGCACCTAGAAAGGTTACCCTGAAAAGCGGTATTCCCGTAGCGTCAATTTTCTCTTCAATCATCGTCCCATTGTAGTGATCTGTAATTACACAAGTCAGTTCATTGACGCCGTACAACGTCCATATTCAAGAATGTGTAGCACAGAGTTGCAACCTACACATCTGCATCGAATAGTTACATAAAACCCAATCATACATTACACATACCTTCTGAAGTCAATACAATTGGACTTCTTTAGAAATGTCTACCTTAATACTGTGTTCCAATACCCGCTAAATTAGGACCCCAAAGAATCTGAAAAAATTCATAGGGTAACTCAACAGTGTTCAAGTTAATGcttaatatatttttcgcaatggaatatatgttatttcACAATACCTATGTCTATATCCCGGGTTATATAGCACTTGCTAAAGCATAGACGCGCGTTGTTTCAGGGATTATTGATGGTTAATCTATTTTAGCAGCGagtggtatatatctagTCATTATCAGGAACTATCAGTTATCCACTCGATCTTCGCTGAACCAGGACCTTGGATTCTATTTAAACTGCGTATCGCTGGTACATTCAGTGCCTTCATTCTTTTGCATCATG
This window harbors:
- a CDS encoding N2N2-dimethylguanosine tRNA methyltransferase family protein, which gives rise to MEETGTVTEGLVTVSSLSVDGQPLFYNPPQVFNRDLSLIVLKTFVEYEKDRAATLVSSNGNSVVKDFVGVNVLEMLAATGIRSIRYLKELGDYVNHVYINDLDYNSASAIAINCRNNGISESRYRAICADGNQLAQLLTPPADVLRLMLMNGHIQKVPCGHLPNKDFTGHEEYNNRVERFLDVIAVSARSVDSTKYRNVIDVIDVDPYSTATVFLDSAIRCVKSGGMLFVTSTDMPTLCGNNPLVSFYKYGGSSIKATFCHELSLRILLYTIATTASKYQRVMEPMISVSADFYVRVFVRITSNALECKRLSEKCGILLLCAQCASFRIIKLGEFSAPKQRPASLPSDVTGTCDECNGRLKIGGPLYIGPLHNQDFVRAALRNAQDAKDTLPGVTQNAKIIGTLSAISEEIDGAPLYYNIPYHCQRWKLTTISPVVFKSCLEKLGYRASHFHREPQSLKTDAPNKVVMDIIRQHAIDHSKTTDHPFFKTPIQTTGIDLSEPEQTVKKSVARWLQNPTSHWGPKKMHRQAASSRAILQKENEPME
- a CDS encoding Ras family protein, with product MIEEKIDATGIPLFRVTFLGAHGVGKTCLINAIMNNVLPRLYQPTLLPELYYFLLRLSYDHPISGNEFEDINAFCFELEDTCADGDVRGLIDMTKARWTFESGMDDYTPFGIFKEPLLPMSKGERFRPVSQNRMAFLVVFDASNEDSYKYAISLAEYIIQNYSYVGATQPVVCLVGNKCDLVQDDIPLWQDAEGFSQKYTVPIYRVSAQFNRNVAKMVRDLAMILYGTLGLWEIVTHST